Proteins found in one Triticum aestivum cultivar Chinese Spring chromosome 4D, IWGSC CS RefSeq v2.1, whole genome shotgun sequence genomic segment:
- the LOC123096151 gene encoding cyclin-D5-1: protein MEAEDYAAGCCFSLMCQEDGADLGDGLADDDAGKLLLMYSAGDDNDVEEEDEEGYLDHLVSKESSFCSADPSPSMASEDWFQCARRDTVRWILETRGHFGFSHRTAYVAIAYFDRFSLRRCVDRSVMPWAARLLAIACVSLAAKMDECQAPALSEFRADDDYDFSCDSIGRMEMLVLSTLDWRMGAVTPFDYLPCLSSRVRRFNGAGRGGGGGLIAVKAAALIFSAAEAASVLDYRPSTVAAVAILAATHGALTREPLESKISSLSPTCLLEKEDVYACYTMMLRDPSSPSKTAKRSASDRGDADSTYARLDAASFSVAAAMNNNKRVRLELPAVHR, encoded by the exons ATGGAAGCCGAGGACTACGCGGCCGGGTGCTGCTTCTCCCTCATGTGCCAAGAGGACGGCGCCGACCTCGGCGACGGCCTCGCCGACGACGACGCCGGCAAGCTGCTGTTGATGTACAGTGCCGGCGACGACAACGacgtcgaggaggaagacgaggaggggtACTTGGACCACCTGGTGTCCAAGGAGAGCAGCTTCTGCTCCGCCGATCCGTCCCCTTCCATGGCGTCCGAGGACTGGTTCCAGTGCGCGCGGCGCGACACCGTCCGGTGGATCCTTGAG ACGCGCGGGCACTTCGGGTTCTCCCACCGCACGGCGTACGTGGCGATTGCCTACTTTGACCGCTTCTCCCTCCGGCGATGCGTCGAC AGGTCGGTGATGCCGTGGGCGGCGCGGCTGCTGGCCATCGCGTGCGTGTCGCTGGCGGCGAAGATGGATGAGTGCCAGGCGCCGGCGCTGTCGGAGTTCCGCGCCGACGACGACTACGATTTCAGCTGCGACTCCATCGGCCGCATGGAGATGCTCGTGCTCTCCACGCTCGACTGGCGGATGGGCGCGGTCACGCCCTTCGACTACCTCCCCTGCCTCTCCTCTAGGGTCCGGCGATTCAACGGCGCcggccgcggcggtggcggcggcctcaTCGCCGTCAAGGCCGCCGCCCTCATCTTCTCCGCCGCCGAAG CGGCGAGCGTGCTCGACTACCGGCCGTCCACCGTGGCCGCCGTCGCTATCTTGGCGGCCACCCACGGCGCGCTCACGAGGGAGCCACTGGAATCAAAGATCAGCAGCCTCTCCCCGACCTGCCTCCTCGAGAAG GAGGATGTATATGCCTGCTACACCATGATGCTGCGCGATCCGTCGTCGCCGAGCAAGACGGCCAAGAGATCGGCGTCCGACCGGGGCGACGCCGACAGTACATACGCACGCCTGGACGCCGCCTCCTTCTCCGTCGCGGCGGCGATGAACAACAACAAGAGGGTGAGGCTGGAGCTGCCGGCCGTCCACCGGTGA